One Paenibacillus crassostreae DNA segment encodes these proteins:
- a CDS encoding phosphotransferase enzyme family protein, giving the protein MERSSCSAFPMSKSREETVSELEWLATLRSKDLVVPEAVLNREGAFVTDTSTGGGQRYYATLLRWIEGEHLDKRVLKVESIRKMGTLMTQLHEASSDFCPYKGFTRSSWGRESFQRDWEHLQSHYRHFISDEAFELYTTAAAKVASHLERLEPDGSNYGMIHADLHNGNVVFRNDEPYAIDSGRCGFGYHLYDMAQSIMGLLPPQRELFIKGYEQIRKMDENFIPKLECFFIMSIIEAYSFHAEIALETEGLIEEQPYAQAILRAYMNGVPFMFQPLDEIILS; this is encoded by the coding sequence ATGGAGAGAAGTTCTTGCTCCGCATTCCCAATGAGCAAGTCGCGAGAGGAAACCGTATCCGAACTGGAATGGTTGGCGACTCTCAGGTCTAAGGATCTTGTCGTGCCTGAAGCCGTGCTGAACCGGGAAGGGGCTTTCGTCACAGATACTTCTACAGGCGGCGGGCAACGATATTATGCGACCTTGTTGAGATGGATCGAGGGTGAGCACTTGGATAAAAGGGTGCTTAAGGTTGAGAGCATCCGAAAAATGGGTACACTGATGACGCAACTTCACGAGGCAAGCTCCGATTTTTGTCCATACAAAGGTTTTACGCGCTCTTCTTGGGGTAGAGAGAGCTTTCAACGGGACTGGGAGCATTTGCAGAGTCATTACCGGCATTTCATTTCAGATGAAGCCTTTGAGTTATACACCACGGCTGCAGCTAAAGTGGCAAGTCATCTCGAAAGGTTGGAACCAGATGGAAGTAATTATGGAATGATTCATGCAGACTTACACAATGGCAATGTCGTTTTTCGCAACGACGAACCGTATGCCATCGATTCTGGTAGGTGTGGTTTTGGCTATCATCTCTATGACATGGCCCAGTCTATCATGGGGTTACTTCCTCCCCAGAGAGAGCTTTTCATAAAGGGGTATGAGCAGATCAGAAAAATGGACGAGAACTTCATCCCGAAATTGGAGTGCTTCTTCATCATGTCGATCATCGAGGCATACAGCTTCCATGCTGAGATTGCGCTCGAGACTGAAGGTCTGATCGAAGAGCAACCCTATGCACAAGCGATATTGAGAGCCTACATGAATGGGGTGCCGTTCATGTTTCAGCCACTTGATGAGATCATCTTAAGCTAG
- a CDS encoding SGNH/GDSL hydrolase family protein: protein MSLKTQVFKATDKHVKSIGRTHYYNDVLWLALSGGGIEFSFYGTKAEITIKGDSIATTGDNLTRIGINVNGKRIIDDQVDKSLKSYTVFESDTAQNVTIRLIKLSEAAMSTVGIQEIAVDAADGIMPTPPKLHTIEFIGDSITCGYGVDDEHELHSFSTATEDVTKTYAYLTAQQLNADYSMVSYSGYGIITGYTENDHKLTTHLLPNYYDKVGKSDGKFDDTLLPQDLPWDFNKFVPGLIVINLGTNDDSYTKEDTGKQMEYTQKYVEFLKMVRRNNPHTPILCTLGIMGDRLYPFVKQAIKHYTHETGDSSITSMKFDVQLAADGYAADFHPSQVTHSKAAKKLTAHIKEFLKW from the coding sequence ATGTCCCTAAAAACTCAAGTATTTAAAGCAACGGATAAACATGTGAAAAGCATCGGGCGGACCCACTATTACAACGATGTGCTGTGGCTGGCTCTCTCAGGCGGTGGTATAGAATTTTCATTCTATGGGACGAAAGCGGAGATCACAATAAAGGGAGATTCCATTGCAACAACGGGTGATAATCTGACCCGGATTGGCATTAATGTAAATGGAAAACGGATTATTGACGATCAAGTGGATAAATCGTTGAAATCGTATACTGTATTTGAAAGTGATACTGCGCAGAACGTCACCATAAGGCTCATAAAACTCTCAGAGGCGGCGATGTCAACGGTTGGGATTCAAGAGATTGCTGTCGATGCTGCAGATGGCATTATGCCAACCCCGCCAAAATTACATACAATTGAATTCATCGGTGATTCCATTACTTGCGGTTATGGAGTCGATGATGAGCATGAACTGCATTCTTTCTCCACAGCTACAGAAGATGTTACGAAAACCTATGCTTACCTAACAGCGCAGCAGCTCAATGCTGACTATAGCATGGTTTCGTACAGCGGATATGGCATCATTACAGGCTACACGGAAAATGACCACAAGCTTACCACGCATCTTCTTCCGAATTACTATGACAAAGTGGGTAAGTCTGACGGGAAATTTGACGACACTCTGCTGCCCCAAGACCTACCATGGGATTTCAATAAGTTTGTGCCCGGTCTGATCGTCATTAATCTTGGAACGAACGACGATTCATACACTAAAGAGGATACCGGCAAGCAGATGGAATATACTCAGAAATATGTTGAATTTCTGAAAATGGTCAGACGCAACAATCCCCATACTCCAATTCTGTGTACTCTGGGTATCATGGGGGATAGGCTGTATCCTTTTGTTAAGCAAGCAATAAAGCACTATACACATGAAACAGGCGATAGCAGTATTACCTCAATGAAGTTTGATGTGCAGCTGGCAGCTGACGGATACGCAGCCGACTTTCACCCGTCCCAGGTCACTCATAGCAAAGCGGCGAAAAAACTGACTGCTCATATCAAGGAATTTTTGAAGTGGTGA
- a CDS encoding class I adenylate-forming enzyme family protein → MFLFERLPLAASLFSDAPALLRNGQTITYGELHRLAEKLGIALYVEGLRPGDRLAILGDPDPQMVVALYAAVGIGVIPTAISPLLSPAEIAAILDDAEPNFLIHDNRHAETAYSAVKLLSSSPTLYNTEEGSSSNSLRSLLQKDFASLPIGMYDRKIDDIAVLIYTGGTTGRPKGVMHSHRGMAAWNHFTPSAGFGYDIGRRVLVLNLSHLVGQFQLWATMAAGGCLVFLDEYPANVQRIVEAVEREQITHLSTVGQMLRDLTREVSATGRDLQSLKIIGCGGSVISPATLESAIAQFPGALIVNNYSQAECGMAISRMLPIHHVDDPIRLRSVGRPADLSAQGEHAFQVRVITAEGREAVENEPGEIVVRGAQTMLGYWRQPETSCETITSEGWIRTGDGGCLDADGYLYVLDRLKDMVIVGGSNVFCPEVEQVILANEQVAEVAVIGLPLPIEGEELVACIVLRDDGSLELEQLWSFCEPSLARYKWPTKIFMLATLPRTAVDKVDKKSLRMQLSLFAKS, encoded by the coding sequence TTGTTTCTATTCGAACGGTTACCATTAGCAGCAAGTTTGTTTTCTGATGCACCAGCACTTTTACGAAATGGGCAGACTATTACTTATGGGGAGCTTCATCGTCTCGCTGAAAAGCTCGGAATTGCCCTCTATGTTGAGGGTCTCCGGCCAGGAGATCGACTTGCTATTCTCGGGGATCCTGATCCCCAGATGGTTGTTGCGCTCTATGCTGCGGTTGGGATTGGTGTTATACCAACTGCTATTTCACCGTTGCTAAGCCCTGCAGAAATTGCAGCTATTCTTGATGACGCTGAACCGAACTTCCTAATCCATGACAATCGCCACGCCGAAACCGCTTACTCTGCTGTAAAACTTCTCTCGAGCTCTCCGACACTGTATAACACTGAAGAAGGTTCGAGTTCTAATTCGTTAAGATCTCTTTTGCAAAAGGATTTTGCATCACTACCAATTGGCATGTATGACCGTAAAATTGATGATATAGCCGTACTTATTTATACAGGAGGAACGACAGGCAGACCGAAGGGTGTAATGCATTCACATCGTGGAATGGCAGCTTGGAATCATTTTACTCCTTCCGCTGGGTTCGGATATGATATTGGTCGTCGAGTGCTAGTTCTTAACCTATCGCACCTAGTTGGGCAATTTCAACTGTGGGCGACCATGGCAGCTGGGGGATGTCTGGTTTTTCTCGACGAATATCCGGCTAACGTTCAGCGTATAGTTGAGGCTGTGGAACGCGAACAGATTACGCACCTCAGCACAGTCGGACAAATGCTTCGTGACCTGACCAGAGAGGTTTCCGCTACTGGTAGAGATTTGCAAAGCCTCAAGATAATTGGTTGTGGTGGCTCCGTCATCTCACCGGCTACTCTAGAGAGTGCGATTGCACAGTTCCCAGGAGCGTTGATCGTCAACAACTATTCTCAAGCGGAATGTGGGATGGCGATCAGTCGAATGCTACCCATACATCATGTAGATGATCCGATTCGTCTGCGATCTGTAGGTCGTCCAGCCGACCTATCCGCTCAGGGAGAACATGCCTTTCAGGTTCGAGTTATCACCGCTGAGGGACGGGAAGCAGTAGAAAATGAGCCTGGTGAAATCGTTGTTCGCGGTGCTCAAACGATGTTAGGGTATTGGCGCCAACCAGAGACTTCTTGTGAAACAATAACGAGCGAAGGGTGGATTCGAACAGGCGACGGGGGTTGTCTGGATGCTGACGGTTATCTATATGTATTAGACCGTCTGAAGGATATGGTCATCGTAGGTGGTTCTAACGTGTTCTGTCCTGAAGTGGAACAAGTGATCTTGGCCAATGAACAGGTAGCGGAAGTGGCTGTTATTGGACTTCCACTACCCATCGAAGGAGAAGAACTCGTGGCTTGTATAGTTCTGCGAGACGACGGTAGCTTAGAACTGGAACAGTTGTGGTCGTTTTGTGAACCTAGCCTTGCACGGTATAAATGGCCGACTAAGATATTTATGCTCGCTACTCTCCCTAGAACTGCCGTGGATAAGGTTGATAAAAAAAGTCTGCGCATGCAATTATCATTATTCGCTAAGAGTTAA
- a CDS encoding family 43 glycosylhydrolase gives MIKKQGLNPYLPSWEYIPDGEPYVFEGRVYVYGSHDRFNGHAFCLNDYACWSAPEDNLGDWRYEGVIYETTDDPLNRDGSMCLYAPDVTVGPDGRYYLYYVLDKVPVVSVAVCDKPGGKYEFYGYVKYGDGTRLGEREGDEPQFDPGVMTEGENTYLYTGFCSFGDKSRHGAMATVLGPDMLTIIEEPVFVAPSKPYSEGSGFEGYEFFEAPSIRKKGDTYYLIYSSISMHELCYATSQHPTRDFTYQGVIVSNCDLHIDTYKPADQPMYYGGNNHGSIVEINGEWYIFYHRHTNGTAFCRQGCIERIEFREDGTIPQVEITSCGSNGGPLEGRGEYPAYLACHLFCKDQEMYTGGFGPTGAWMDSRFPKITQGGRDGDEEIGYIANMTDSATAGFKYFACEGITKVKIKVHGYCQGEFEVKTSWDGPVLGRIPVGFTNIWKEYSTDLALLDGVQALYFTYTGNGGANLASFTLE, from the coding sequence ATGATAAAAAAACAAGGATTAAATCCATATCTCCCGTCTTGGGAATATATCCCTGACGGTGAACCATATGTTTTCGAAGGAAGAGTTTATGTGTATGGCTCACATGACCGTTTTAACGGACATGCTTTTTGCTTGAATGACTATGCCTGCTGGTCTGCGCCGGAGGACAATCTGGGAGATTGGCGTTATGAGGGTGTAATCTATGAGACTACGGATGATCCGCTTAATCGTGATGGAAGCATGTGTCTTTATGCTCCTGATGTCACCGTTGGACCGGATGGGCGGTACTATCTCTACTATGTGCTAGACAAGGTTCCCGTAGTATCGGTGGCTGTCTGCGACAAGCCGGGTGGTAAGTATGAGTTCTACGGATATGTAAAATATGGCGATGGAACACGCTTGGGGGAAAGAGAAGGTGACGAGCCGCAGTTTGACCCAGGTGTGATGACTGAAGGTGAGAACACCTATCTTTACACCGGATTCTGTTCCTTCGGGGATAAATCTAGACACGGCGCAATGGCAACGGTGCTTGGACCGGATATGCTCACGATTATCGAAGAGCCTGTATTTGTTGCACCGAGTAAGCCTTACAGCGAGGGGAGTGGCTTCGAAGGATATGAGTTCTTCGAGGCCCCTTCCATCCGTAAAAAGGGAGATACCTATTACCTTATCTATTCCTCGATTTCCATGCATGAACTGTGCTATGCGACCAGCCAGCATCCGACCAGAGACTTCACCTATCAAGGAGTCATTGTAAGCAATTGCGATCTTCACATTGATACGTACAAGCCGGCGGACCAACCGATGTATTATGGCGGCAATAACCATGGCAGCATTGTTGAAATTAATGGTGAATGGTACATCTTTTATCATAGGCACACCAATGGAACGGCATTCTGCCGGCAGGGATGTATCGAGCGAATCGAATTCCGCGAGGATGGCACTATTCCCCAGGTGGAGATTACCTCCTGCGGTTCGAACGGAGGACCACTGGAGGGCCGGGGAGAATATCCGGCATACCTGGCCTGCCATTTGTTCTGCAAAGATCAGGAAATGTATACGGGAGGCTTTGGCCCTACCGGAGCATGGATGGACAGCCGGTTTCCGAAGATTACCCAGGGCGGCAGGGATGGCGACGAGGAAATTGGCTATATCGCTAATATGACGGATTCGGCTACCGCCGGTTTTAAATATTTCGCATGCGAGGGAATCACCAAAGTCAAAATCAAGGTGCACGGATATTGTCAGGGTGAGTTTGAAGTCAAAACATCATGGGATGGACCGGTACTCGGACGGATACCGGTAGGCTTTACGAATATCTGGAAGGAATACTCTACTGATCTGGCTTTACTAGACGGTGTACAAGCTCTGTATTTTACGTATACCGGTAATGGTGGTGCCAATCTGGCTTCATTTACTCTGGAATAA
- a CDS encoding glycoside hydrolase 43 family protein, which produces MNTATITNPIMWADIPDVDVIRVGPIFYMVSTSMHSMPGCPIMKSVNLKDWELVNYVYDTFEDNDAHRLLDSKGIYGKGSWAASLRYKDGVFYVCFSSNDMDRLYIYRTEDIEHGVWERSVIPGLHHDPGLLLDDDNRNYMIYGNGDIRIKELTEDLTAVKPDGTDQLLLEGERTDIGLRIEGCHAYKLYGYYYLFFIEWPRTGNKRRRQICYRSRELLGPYERKIILDDDLGYHNNGVAQGGLVDSPSQDWYAVLFQDHDAVGRIPCVLPVRWENDWPVIGDNGSSPQIFETKLPVAEPKPLVISDEFDYETNQLALNWQWNHNPDNSLWSVTERPGYLRLRTGQPADSILLARNTLTQRTEGPSCSAETLLELSGMQPGERAGMVALQNEYGIVGISAGEPGQFSINMCVNGGDGWEETVESVVFTGEYIYFKIEFNFEDSLDQARFFYSEDGTAWKPIGRTLHMKYTLDHFMGYRIGLFNYATDHSGGYADFNYFHYIRQN; this is translated from the coding sequence GTGAATACCGCTACAATAACCAATCCTATCATGTGGGCAGATATTCCAGATGTTGACGTAATTCGGGTTGGTCCTATATTCTACATGGTCAGTACGAGTATGCATTCTATGCCGGGCTGCCCGATTATGAAATCGGTTAACTTGAAAGATTGGGAACTTGTGAATTATGTATATGATACCTTTGAGGATAACGATGCCCACCGGTTGCTGGACAGTAAAGGTATTTACGGAAAGGGTTCTTGGGCGGCATCCCTCCGCTACAAGGACGGGGTATTCTATGTTTGCTTTTCCTCTAATGACATGGACCGTTTATATATCTACCGCACAGAGGATATTGAACATGGAGTATGGGAGCGTTCGGTGATCCCGGGGCTTCACCATGATCCTGGTTTATTATTGGATGACGATAACCGCAATTATATGATTTACGGTAACGGTGATATTCGTATTAAGGAGCTGACGGAAGATCTTACGGCTGTGAAGCCCGATGGAACTGATCAACTGTTGCTCGAAGGCGAACGGACAGACATAGGTCTGCGCATCGAGGGCTGTCATGCCTACAAGCTGTACGGTTATTACTATTTGTTCTTTATTGAATGGCCGAGAACCGGAAATAAGCGCAGACGTCAGATATGCTATCGTTCGCGCGAGCTTCTGGGCCCCTATGAACGGAAAATTATTCTGGACGATGATCTGGGCTATCATAATAACGGTGTAGCGCAAGGCGGTCTTGTTGATAGCCCGTCTCAGGATTGGTATGCTGTACTGTTTCAGGATCATGATGCTGTCGGGCGGATTCCCTGCGTGCTTCCTGTAAGGTGGGAGAATGATTGGCCAGTCATCGGAGATAACGGTTCGTCACCTCAAATTTTTGAGACAAAGCTTCCTGTTGCGGAGCCGAAGCCGCTTGTAATCAGTGATGAGTTCGATTATGAGACCAATCAGCTGGCTCTGAACTGGCAGTGGAATCATAATCCGGATAATAGTCTATGGTCTGTCACAGAGCGGCCGGGATATCTGCGGCTCCGTACCGGTCAACCCGCAGACAGCATCCTATTGGCGCGAAATACACTGACGCAACGTACGGAAGGGCCGTCTTGCAGCGCGGAGACATTGCTAGAACTCTCAGGAATGCAGCCCGGCGAACGTGCAGGAATGGTGGCGCTGCAGAATGAGTATGGCATTGTAGGAATCTCAGCGGGGGAGCCAGGACAGTTCAGCATTAATATGTGTGTGAACGGCGGTGACGGCTGGGAGGAGACGGTGGAGAGTGTTGTGTTCACCGGTGAATACATTTATTTTAAAATTGAATTCAATTTTGAGGATAGCCTGGATCAGGCAAGGTTCTTCTATTCGGAAGACGGAACAGCCTGGAAGCCGATCGGCCGGACGCTGCATATGAAATATACGCTGGATCATTTTATGGGGTACAGAATTGGACTATTCAATTATGCGACCGATCATTCGGGCGGTTATGCTGATTTCAATTATTTCCATTATATTAGGCAAAATTAA
- a CDS encoding glycosyl hydrolase family 95 catalytic domain-containing protein — protein sequence MINTGYRQRLWYNQPAEEWNEALPIGNGRLGAMIFGGTAEEKLQLNEDSVWYGGPRDRNNEDALPHLPEIRKLIIEGRLREAEELAAMSMAGLPEAQRHYLPLGELLLSFGDHEQSAEDYRRELDLEQGVSRIKYRIGDVSYSREMFASYPDQAIVIRISTDNKDGISLKARFTRNNWRYLEKTKKWLNNGLIMNGDCGGKGGSTFAAVLKAVTEDGLCRTVGEYLLVDGASSVTLLLAAGTSFRHSDPDLYAKRRLEELSQVPYEELLARHTADYRGLYGRVKLMLPENPNQSGLPTDERLKRFQKGEEDNGLIVTYFQYGRYLLISSSRQGSLPANLQGIWNDSFTPAWDSKFTININAQMNYWPVEICNLAECHEPLFDLVERMKEPGRVTARVMYGCRGFTAHHNTDIWADTAPQDTYLPASFWPLGAAWLCLHLWEHYRFSQDRYFLAKAYETMKEAAQFLLDYLIEDAEGRLITCPSVSPENTYKLPNGESGVLCVGASMDFQIIEALFGACIRSTEIIGVDEAFREELAAALERLPKPQIGKYGQIQEWMEDYEELEPGHRHISHLFALYPGDAFSLEHTPELAEAARRTLERRLANGGGHTGWSRAWIINFWARLKDQDKAYANVRSLLQHSTLPNLFDNHPPFQIDGNFGGTAGIAEMLLQSHAEGIKLLPALPQSWGEGSVKGLRARGGYTLDFAWEEGLVTEAVVTCTVSGPCRLDAPGLVPVSFTGQAGCSYTFTPKG from the coding sequence ATGATAAACACGGGATACAGGCAGCGATTGTGGTACAACCAACCTGCGGAAGAGTGGAACGAGGCTTTGCCGATAGGAAACGGGCGGCTCGGTGCCATGATTTTTGGAGGTACGGCCGAAGAGAAACTGCAGCTAAATGAGGATTCCGTGTGGTACGGCGGTCCGCGTGACCGCAATAATGAGGATGCTCTGCCTCATTTACCCGAAATTCGTAAGCTGATTATAGAGGGAAGGCTTAGGGAGGCAGAAGAACTGGCAGCGATGTCGATGGCGGGACTGCCTGAAGCGCAGCGGCATTATTTGCCACTGGGCGAATTACTGCTATCCTTTGGCGACCATGAGCAGTCTGCTGAAGACTATAGGAGAGAGCTGGATTTGGAGCAAGGTGTTTCCCGAATTAAGTACCGAATCGGGGATGTGAGTTATAGCCGCGAAATGTTTGCTAGCTATCCGGATCAGGCCATTGTCATACGAATTTCCACCGACAATAAGGATGGAATATCCTTAAAGGCGAGGTTTACCCGCAATAACTGGCGATATCTGGAGAAAACAAAAAAATGGTTGAATAACGGTCTGATTATGAACGGTGATTGCGGAGGCAAAGGGGGCAGCACCTTTGCCGCTGTCTTGAAGGCAGTCACAGAAGATGGTCTCTGCCGAACCGTCGGCGAGTATTTGCTTGTGGATGGGGCAAGCTCAGTTACGCTGCTGCTTGCTGCAGGAACCTCGTTCCGCCATTCCGATCCGGACCTCTACGCCAAAAGACGGCTGGAAGAACTGAGCCAGGTTCCTTATGAAGAGCTGCTGGCTCGGCATACCGCAGATTACCGTGGGCTGTATGGACGGGTTAAGCTGATGCTACCAGAGAATCCAAACCAGAGTGGACTGCCGACTGACGAGCGGCTGAAACGGTTTCAAAAGGGGGAGGAGGATAATGGTCTGATTGTGACCTATTTCCAGTATGGCCGTTATCTGCTGATTTCTTCCAGCCGTCAAGGCTCCTTGCCCGCAAATTTGCAGGGTATCTGGAATGATAGCTTTACTCCGGCATGGGACAGTAAGTTCACGATTAATATCAATGCGCAAATGAATTATTGGCCTGTAGAAATCTGCAACCTGGCTGAATGCCATGAGCCTTTGTTTGATCTGGTTGAGCGGATGAAGGAACCGGGGAGGGTCACGGCCAGGGTCATGTACGGTTGTCGGGGATTCACGGCGCATCACAATACGGATATCTGGGCAGACACGGCGCCGCAGGATACCTACTTGCCAGCTTCCTTTTGGCCGTTGGGTGCCGCCTGGCTGTGCCTGCATTTATGGGAGCATTATCGGTTCAGTCAGGACCGTTATTTCCTGGCAAAGGCGTATGAGACGATGAAGGAGGCGGCACAGTTCCTGCTTGATTATTTAATAGAAGATGCGGAAGGCCGACTGATTACCTGCCCTTCCGTCTCTCCAGAGAATACCTACAAGTTACCTAACGGTGAGTCTGGAGTGCTCTGTGTTGGGGCTTCGATGGATTTTCAAATTATAGAAGCGCTGTTTGGTGCCTGCATCCGCAGTACTGAGATTATCGGCGTGGACGAGGCGTTTCGCGAAGAACTAGCTGCCGCTCTGGAGCGTCTTCCCAAACCACAAATTGGAAAGTATGGCCAGATACAAGAATGGATGGAGGATTATGAAGAGCTGGAGCCGGGACATCGCCACATCTCTCATCTTTTTGCGCTTTATCCCGGCGACGCTTTCAGCTTGGAGCATACACCGGAATTGGCTGAAGCTGCGCGTAGAACACTGGAACGAAGGCTTGCGAACGGCGGTGGTCACACCGGCTGGAGCCGGGCCTGGATTATTAACTTTTGGGCCAGATTGAAGGATCAGGACAAGGCCTATGCCAATGTCCGATCTCTTTTACAGCATTCAACGCTGCCTAACCTGTTTGACAACCACCCTCCGTTTCAGATTGACGGTAACTTTGGAGGAACGGCGGGGATTGCCGAGATGCTGCTGCAAAGCCACGCCGAAGGAATCAAGCTGTTACCAGCATTGCCGCAAAGCTGGGGCGAGGGAAGCGTCAAGGGGCTGCGGGCAAGGGGAGGATATACCCTCGATTTTGCCTGGGAAGAGGGGCTTGTTACTGAAGCGGTTGTGACTTGTACAGTTTCTGGCCCTTGTCGCTTAGATGCTCCCGGCCTTGTCCCCGTTTCGTTCACAGGACAAGCCGGGTGCTCCTATACATTTACACCAAAGGGATAA
- a CDS encoding glycoside hydrolase family 43 protein, with the protein MTFQLNQAIGKVPSNGNPVVANRYGADPYALIFGDRVYLYMTNDALEYDGNGVVKENTYSSINKIAVISSSDLVNWTDHGEIAVAGPDGAAKWATQSWAPAAVHKVIDGKDTFFLYFANNASGIGVLSSDSPVGPWVDPIGEALILRSTPGVEDVTWLFDPAVLVDDDGKGYIYFGGGVPEEEYAEPGTARVMKLGDDMTSVVGTAEVIPAPFMFEDAGIHKREGVYYYTYCSNFYDGERPEGSPPAGEIAYMTSDKPMGPWTYHETILKNPGYFFGVSGNNHHAIFEFHDVWYIAYHAQTLSKAQGIANGYRSTHLNRLIHNEDGSIQNIEADYKGVQQIKFLSPYQRIQAETIGWSAGVNTETGAALGERRVSGIDNGDWIGLSGVDFNKGAVAFSASVISLEGGGTIELHLDDPAGLLIGELLVPAANGTEKQMELKTEVSGAEGTRDLYLVFTGKTRSELFKLVSWQFME; encoded by the coding sequence ATGACATTTCAATTGAATCAAGCAATCGGAAAGGTTCCATCTAATGGTAATCCCGTGGTTGCGAATAGATATGGGGCCGACCCGTATGCCCTGATATTCGGAGACCGAGTCTATCTGTACATGACCAATGACGCGCTGGAGTACGACGGGAACGGCGTGGTAAAGGAAAACACTTACAGCAGTATCAATAAAATTGCGGTAATTTCCTCCAGTGATTTGGTCAACTGGACCGATCATGGCGAGATTGCGGTTGCAGGACCGGACGGGGCGGCTAAGTGGGCTACCCAATCATGGGCGCCTGCAGCGGTCCATAAGGTGATCGACGGCAAGGATACATTCTTTCTGTATTTCGCCAATAATGCAAGCGGCATTGGCGTTCTGTCGAGTGACAGCCCGGTGGGACCATGGGTTGACCCTATCGGTGAGGCACTCATTTTGCGTTCAACTCCGGGAGTTGAGGACGTCACTTGGCTTTTTGACCCGGCGGTTCTGGTTGATGATGACGGCAAGGGTTACATCTATTTCGGAGGCGGAGTTCCGGAGGAAGAATACGCGGAACCAGGTACAGCACGGGTGATGAAGCTTGGAGATGACATGACCAGCGTAGTGGGTACTGCTGAGGTTATTCCTGCCCCGTTCATGTTCGAGGATGCCGGCATACATAAGCGGGAAGGAGTCTACTATTATACCTACTGTTCGAATTTCTATGATGGGGAACGTCCGGAGGGTAGTCCTCCTGCTGGAGAGATTGCATATATGACGAGCGACAAACCGATGGGTCCCTGGACATATCATGAGACGATATTAAAGAATCCGGGATATTTTTTCGGAGTGTCAGGCAATAACCATCATGCGATTTTTGAATTTCATGATGTATGGTACATCGCCTATCACGCACAAACCTTGTCCAAAGCACAGGGAATTGCGAACGGCTACCGTTCGACACACCTCAACCGTCTTATCCATAACGAGGATGGTTCCATTCAAAATATTGAAGCGGACTATAAAGGTGTGCAGCAAATCAAATTCTTAAGCCCTTATCAACGTATACAAGCGGAAACGATAGGGTGGAGTGCAGGCGTAAATACGGAAACTGGCGCAGCCTTGGGAGAAAGAAGAGTATCAGGAATTGACAATGGTGACTGGATTGGGTTATCAGGGGTAGATTTCAATAAAGGTGCCGTGGCATTTAGTGCTTCTGTCATAAGCTTAGAGGGCGGCGGGACCATTGAACTGCATCTGGACGATCCGGCAGGTCTATTAATTGGCGAACTGCTGGTTCCCGCTGCGAATGGGACGGAAAAACAGATGGAGTTAAAGACGGAGGTTAGCGGAGCAGAAGGGACACGTGACCTGTATCTAGTGTTTACGGGTAAGACTAGGTCTGAATTGTTTAAGCTTGTCTCATGGCAGTTTATGGAGTAG
- a CDS encoding transposase has translation MARFNEEFKYSIVTRMMPPKNESVQTIARETGLTEATLYNWKKNAKSKGMAVPGGETESERWSTQDKFSIVVETATLSEIELAGYCRSKGLSVEQIQAWRNACMQANGSVAEEVNPVLNQSLHIVKRVQIKFGCGILHGCSGRLKVSI, from the coding sequence ATGGCAAGGTTTAACGAAGAATTTAAATACTCAATAGTTACAAGAATGATGCCGCCGAAGAATGAATCGGTTCAAACAATAGCAAGGGAAACGGGACTTACAGAAGCTACATTATACAATTGGAAGAAGAATGCTAAATCAAAAGGAATGGCTGTTCCTGGTGGAGAGACAGAATCAGAACGTTGGAGCACACAGGACAAGTTTTCCATTGTTGTTGAGACTGCAACGCTTAGTGAAATTGAACTAGCAGGATACTGCCGCAGTAAAGGTCTGTCTGTTGAACAAATCCAAGCTTGGCGTAATGCTTGTATGCAAGCCAATGGCAGTGTCGCGGAAGAAGTAAATCCAGTTCTAAACCAATCTCTACACATTGTGAAACGGGTCCAAATCAAGTTTGGATGTGGGATATTACATGGATGCTCGGGCCGGCTAAAGGTATCTATATAG